A single window of Coffea eugenioides isolate CCC68of chromosome 7, Ceug_1.0, whole genome shotgun sequence DNA harbors:
- the LOC113778428 gene encoding vacuolar protein sorting-associated protein 35B-like isoform X2, translating to MYLLCTVGSVYIKSKEAPAKDILKDLVEMCRGIQHPLRGLFLRSYLSQVSRDKLPDLGSEYEGDAETVSDAVEFVLQNFTEMNKLWVRMQHQGPAREKEKREKERSELRDLVGKNLHVLSQIEGVDLDMYRETVLTRVLEQVVNCKDEIAQCYLMDCIIQVFPDEYHLQTLETLLGAFPQLQPSVDIKTVLSRLMDRLSNYAASSAEVLPEFFQVEAFAKLSNAIGKVIEAQDDMPVIGVVTLYSSLLTFTLQVHPDRLDFVDQILGACVTKLSGKGKLEDSKSRKQVVALLSAPLQKYNDIDIALKLSNYPHVMEYLDNGTKKEMASVIIQSIMKNKTLISNSEKVEALFELIKGLIKDLEGNLQSELDEEDFHEEQNSVARLIQMLHNDDPEEMLKIICTVKKHILAGGPKRLPFTVPPLIFNALKLIRRLQNRDENVAEEDTAATPKKIFQILNQIIEALSSVPVPEVAMRLYLQCAEAADDSDLEPVAYEFFTQAYLLYEEEISDSKAQVTAIHLIIGTLQRMHVFGVENRDTLTHKATGYSAKLLKKPDQCRAVYACSHLFWVDDQDSIKDGERVLLCLKRALRIANAAQQMANATRGSGGSVALFIEILNKYLYFFEKGVTQITVASVQSLIELITNEMQGENATPDPTADAFFASTLRFIQFQKDKGGAVGEKYEAIKV from the exons AT GTATCTCCTTTGTACTGTTGGGTCTGTGTACATAAAATCCAAGGAAGCTCCTGCAAAGGATATTCTTAAAGATCTTGTGGAGATGTGCCGTGGCATACAACATCCTTTACGTGGGCTCTTTCTAAGGAGTTACCTTTCTCAAGTCAGTAGGGATAAATTACCTGATCTGGGTTCTGAGTATGAAGG GGATGCTGAGACAGTCTCGGATGCTGTGGAGTTTGTACTCCAAAATTTCACAGAGATGAATAAACTTTGGGTTCGAATGCAACATCAG GGACCTGCTCGGGAGAAGGAGAAACGTGAAAAAGAGAGGAGCGAGCTTCGTGATCTT GTGGGGAAGAACCTACATGTTCTCAGCCAGATTGAGGGTGTTGACCTTGATATGTACCGAGAGACTGTTCTTACCAGGGTCTTGGAGCAG GTAGTCAACTGCAAGGATGAGATTGCACAATGCTACTTGATGGATTGCATAATCCAAGTATTCCCTGATGAATATCACTTGCAGACACTTGAAACTCTACTGGGTGCTTTCCCACAGCTTCAG CCTTCTGTTGACATCAAGACAGTGCTTTCTCGACTAATGGATAGGCTGTCAAATTATGCTGCTTCAAGTGCAGAA GTTTTACCTGAGTTTTTCCAAGTAGAAGCTTTTGCGAAACTGAGTAATGCCATTGGCAAG GTGATTGAGGCGCAAGATGACATGCCAGTTATTGGAGTTGTAACTTTGTATTCGTCTCTTTTGACATTTACGCTTCAAGTGCACCCAGATCGTCTTGATTTTGTGGATCAAATATTG GGCGCTTGTGTGACGAAACTTTCTGGGAAAGGAAAGCTTGAAGATagcaaatcaagaaaacaagttgTTGCACTTCTAAGTGCTCCACTTCAGAAATACAATGATATAGATATCGCATTGAAGCTTTCAAATTATCCCCATGTGATGGAGTACTTAGACAATGGAACAAAGAAGGAGATGGCCAGTGTCATAATTCAAAGTATCATGAAAAATAAGACATTAATTTCTAACTCTGAGAAG GTCGAGGCCCTGTTTGAGTTAATAAAGGGGCTCATTAAAGATTTAGAAGGGAATCTTCAATCTGAG CTTGATGAGGAAGACTTTCATGAGGAGCAGAATTCCGTTGCACGTCTTATTCAAATGCTTCACAATGATGATCCAGAAGAAATGCTTAAG ATTATATGCACTGTGAAGAAGCATATTTTGGCTGGAGGACCTAAGAGGCTTCCCTTTACAGTCCCTCCCCTGATCTTTAATGCTCTCAAG TTGATCAGACGACTGCAAAATCGGGACGAAAATGTCGCTGAAGAAGACACAGCTGCTACACCTAAGAAAATCTTTCAAATACTGAACCAG ATAATTGAAGCTCTGTCCAGTGTTCCTGTACCTGAAGTTGCTATGCGACTTTACTTGCAGTGTGCTGAG GCTGCTGATGACTCTGATCTTGAACCTGTTGCCTATGAGTTCTTCACCCAAGCTTATCTACtatatgaagaagaaatttcg GATTCTAAGGCTCAAGTAACTGCAATACACTTAATAATTGGGACTCTTCAGCGGATGCACGTCTTCGGCGTTGAGAACAGGGATACGCTGACACACAAGGCTACTGGG TATTCTGCGAAACTTTTGAAGAAGCCTGATCAGTGCAGAGCTGTATATGCTTGTTCACACCTTTTCTGGGTTGATGATCAGGATAGCATCAAGGATGGGGAGAG GGTCTTGCTTTGCTTAAAACGTGCTTTAAGAATTGCAAATGCCGCTCAACAAATGGCGAATGCAACTCGAGGCAGTGGCGGATCTGTCGCGCTGTTCATTGAAATACTGAACAA GTATCTCTATTTTTTTGAGAAGGGGGTCACACAGATCACAGTTGCTTCTGTACAGAGCTTGATTGAATTGATCACAAATGAAATGCAAGGTGAGAATGCAACACCAGATCCAACTGCGGATGCTTTCTTTGCGAGCACACTACGCTTCATCCAGTTCCAGAAGGATAAAGGTGGTGCAGTGGGTGAAAAATACGAGGCAATTAAGGTTTGA
- the LOC113778434 gene encoding rac-like GTP-binding protein RHO1, giving the protein MSASRFIKCVTVGDGAVGKTCLLISYTSNTFPTDYVPTVFDNFSANVVVNGSTVNLGLWDTAGQEDYNRLRPLSYRGADVFILAFSLISKASYENVSKKWIPELKHYAPGVPIVLVGTKLDLRDDKQFFIDHPGAVPITTAQGEELRKMIGAPAYIECSSKTQQNVKSVFDAAIKVVLQPPKQKKKKGKAQKACSIL; this is encoded by the exons ATGAGTGCGTCCAGGTTCATTAAATGCGTTACGGTTGGGGATGGTGCCGTCGGCAAGACTTGTCTCTTGATTTCTTACACCAGCAATACCTTTCCCACG GACTATGTCCCAactgtttttgacaatttcagcGCAAATGTGGTTGTTAATGGGAGTACTGTTAACTTAGGACTGTGGGATACTGCTG GACAGGAGGATTATAATAGATTGAGACCTCTGAGTTATCGTGGAGCAGATGTTTTCATCTTGGCTTTTTCTCTCATTAGTAAGGCCAGCTATGAAAATGTCTCTAAGAAG TGGATTCCTGAGTTGAAGCATTATGCCCCTGGTGTCCCAATAGTTCTTGTTGGAACTAAACTTG ATCTTCGGGATGATAAGCAATTCTTCATTGACCATCCTGGTGCAGTGCCAATAACTACAGCACAA GGAGAGGAGCTAAGAAAAATGATTGGAGCACCTGCCTACATTGAATGTAGTTCTAAGACACAGCAG AATGTGAAATCAGTTTTTGATGCTGCAATTAAAGTTGTGCTCCAGCCGccaaagcaaaagaagaagaagggaaagGCCCAAAAGGCTTGCTCCATATTGTGA
- the LOC113778431 gene encoding cell cycle checkpoint protein RAD17, giving the protein MKGRGKRNATIVISSSEDDDDDKDFSLKSDLSYSKPASVPPTNPNKRAKKASLSKSGPRPRKGPLTNDFDEIRRFCEEFDDGIKGFKVSTGNGMSRELWVDKYKPCSLEELAVHKKKVEEVKVLFEERLTASKETLCKNVLLFVGPAGVGKSATVYAIASHFGATISEWNTPTPTIWQEHLYNSSSGLRYTSKLEEFESFVERIRKYGFISSTVGPRSRVVLLIDDLPVVNGKVSYGRLHRCLHLLVQSVCVPTVILMTDYVKADSTDNSMRYWEDLHVSLQEAGACKVSFNPITVNSLKKTLSRICKEEECELSAEQIELLAKASGGDIRHAITSLQYFCLKPHQLPSLCLSDGSTPSLRERTDGLTDLYIEPSLSFGRDDTLSLFHALGKFLHNKRESEPSMVLDRDTTNLKEKFVRLPLKMDSPESILRQAHSQSRPIADFLHENVLDFVNDEAIDDAWVVASYLSDSDVLLASVNGRMARNFEAENVVQSAAASVAVRGVLFGNSHLAPTRWHAIRRPKLWQVEQSLWHYKRQMVSQQRDANNGLNLYDLSVVATEIKPALKRIGNKASEDFEAHEASPEHMADDLDGLILDDKSEMTSEDEIEDW; this is encoded by the exons ATGAAGGGTAGGGGGAAGAGAAACGCTACGATTGTAATATCATCCTCCGAAGATGATGATGACGATAAAGATTTTTCATTGAAATCGGATTTAAGTTACTCAAAACCAGCTTCAGTTCCTCCAACTAACCCCAACAAGAGGGCAAAGAAGGCTTCCCTCTCAAAATCTGGTCCTCGGCCGCGTAAAGGGCCCTTAACTAATGATTTTGATGAA ATTAGACGGTTTTGCGAGGAGTTTGATGATGGGATTAAGGGATTCAAGGTATCTACTG GGAATGGAATGAGCAGGGAGTTATGGGTTGATAAATACAAACCCTGTTCATTGGAAGAGCTCGCTGTTCACAAAAAGAAG GTTGAGGAAGTAAAAGTTCTGTTTGAAGAAAGATTGACTGCCTCCAAG GAAACCCTCTGTAAAAATGTTCTTCTGTTCGTGGGACCAGCTGGAGTTGGGAAATCT GCAACTGTTTATGCAATTGCTTCTCATTTTGGAGCTACAATAAGTGAATGGAACACACCAACTCCCACAATATGGCAAGAGCATTTGTACAACTCTAGTTCAG GATTAAGGTACACTTCAAAATTGGAAGAGTTTGAAAGTTTTGTCGAAAGGATAAGGAAATATGGATTCATTTCTTCAACTGTGGGCCCAAGATCTCGAGTTGTACTCTTAATCGATGATCTTCCAGTGGTAAATGGAAAAGTTTCTTATGGAAGACTTCATAGGTGCCTGCATCTTCTTGTGCAATCAGTATGTGTTCCAACAGTCATATTGATGACCGATTATGTCAAAGCTGACTCCACTGACAATAGCATGCGCTACTGGGAGGATCTCCATGTATCTCTTCAGGAAGCTGGGGCTTGTAAG GTGTCTTTCAACCCTATAACTGTTAATTCCCTGAAGAAAACTCTTTCAAGAATATGCAAAGAAGAAGAATGTGAATTGAGTGCTGAACAAATTGAGCTGCTAGCAAAAGCTAGTGGAGGTGACATCAGACATGCGATTACATCCTTACAGTATTTCTGCCTGAAACCACATCAACTACCTTCTTTATGTTTGTCAGATGGTTCTACCCCTTCTTTAAGAGAAAGAACAGATGGTCTGACTGATTTATACATCGAGCCTTCATTGTCATTTGGCAGAGATGACACGCTTTCTCTGTTTCATGCACTGGGGAAATTTTTGCACAACAAAAGAGAGAGTGAACCCTCCATGGTGTTGG ATAGAGATACGACTAATTTGAAGGAGAAATTTGTAAGGTTGCCTCTGAAAATGGATTCTCCAGAATCTATCCTTCGTCAAGCACATAGCCAAAGTCGTCCAATTGCTGATTTTCTACATGAAAATG TTCTAGATTTTGTAAATGACGAGGCTATAGATGATGCCTGGGTTGTGGCATCATATCTGAGTGATTCAGACGTGTTGCTAGCTTCAGTCAATGGAAGGATGGCTAGAAACTTTGAGGCTGAGAATGTTGTTCAGTCAGCTGCTGCTTCAGTTGCTGTGCGAGGCGTGCTGTTTGGGAATTCCCATCTGGCTCCCACTAG GTGGCATGCTATTCGCCGTCCAAAGCTTTGGCAGGTCGAGCAATCTTTGTGGCACTATAAG CGTCAAATGGTAAGCCAGCAACGTGATGCTAATAATGGGCTAAACTTGTATGATCTGTCAGTTGTTGCTACGGAGATTAAACCTGCCCTTAAGCGGATAGGAAATAAAGCATCTGAAGATTTTGAAGCTCACGAAGCATCCCCAGAACACATGGCTGATGACTTGGATGGACTTATTTTGGATGATAAAAGTGAGATGACAAGTGAGGATGAAATAGAAGATTGGTAA
- the LOC113778435 gene encoding ubiquitin-conjugating enzyme E2 28-like — translation MASRRILKELRDLQRDPPTSCSAGPVAQDMFHWQATIIGPNDSPYAGGVFQVTIHFPPDYPFKPPKVAFRTKVFHPNINNNGNICLDILKDQWSPALTISKVLLSICSLLTDPNPDDPLVPEIAHMYKTDRVKYESMARSWTQKYAMC, via the exons ATGGCATCTAGGAGAATTCTCAAAGAGCTCAGGGACTTGCAAAGAGACCCGCCCACTTCATGCAGCGCAG GACCCGTAGCTCAAGACATGTTTCACTGGCAAGCAACCATAATTGGCCCAAACGACAGCCCTTATGCAGGTGGTGTCTTCCAAGTTACCATTCATTTTCCACCTGATTACCCTTTCAAACCGCCTAAG GTTGCATTCAGAACCAAAGTATTCCATCCAAATATAAATAACAATGGAAATATCTGCTTGGATATCCTCAAGGATCAATGGAGTCCAGCGCTCACCATATCCAAG GTTCTACTATCCATATGCTCACTTCTCACGGATCCAAACCCAGATGATCCACTAGTGCCAGAAATTGCTCACATGTACAAGACTGATAGAGTCAAGTACGAATCTATGGCCCGTAGCTGGACACAGAAGTATGCCATGTGCTGA
- the LOC113778432 gene encoding 3-dehydroquinate synthase, chloroplastic: MASSFCTKSALSFSTKHENISTSFLIKPIIQRDFLVRFPRSRSFSSPARLELNATKLRVSASSATPVMDQPPSETTSTAPTIVEVDLGNRSYPIYIGSGLLNQPDLLQRHVHGKKVLVVTNTTIAPLYLDKTIRALTDGNSNVTVDSVILPDGEKYKNMETLMKVFDKAIETRMDRRCTFVALGGGVIGDMCGYAAAAYLRGVNFIQIPTTVMAQVDSSVGGKTGINHPLGKNMIGAFYQPQCVLIDTDTLNTLPDRELASGLAEVIKYGLIRDADFFEWQEKNLPALLARDPSALAYAIKRSCENKAEVVSQDEKESGLRATLNLGHTFGHAIETGFGYGQWLHGEAVAAGTVMAVDMSYRLGWIEDSLVKQVDRILKQAKLPTAPPETMTVEMFKSVMAVDKKVADGLLRLILLKGPLGSCVFTGDYDRKALDETLRAFCKS, encoded by the exons ATGGCTTCTTCTTTCTGCACCAAAAGCGCTCTTTCTTTCTCAACCAAACACGAAAACATTTCTACTTCTTTCCTGATAAAACCAATCATCCAACGTGACTTCCTCGTGCGGTTCCCAAGGTCCCGTTCTTTTTCTTCCCCTGCTCGCCTGGAGTTAAATGCAACCAAATTGAGGGTGTCTGCCAGTTCAGCCACTCCGGTGATGGATCAGCCTCCGAGTGAAACCACTTCTACAGCTCCCACAATCGTTGAAGTTGATTTGGGCAATCGGAGCTACCCGATTTATATTGGGTCCGGACTTCTTAATCAGCCTGACCTTCTCCAAAG GCATGTCCACGGCAAGAAAGTCTTGGTTGTAACTAATACCACCATCGCGCCATTATATCTAGATAAAACAATTAGGGCGTTGACAGATGGAAATTCGAATGTTACTGTTGATAGTGTTATTTTGCCGGATGGTGAGAAGTACAAGAACATG GAAACTCTTATGAAAGTCTTTGATAAAGCAATTGAGACAAGAATGGATAGACGCTGTACATTTGTTGCCCTTGGTGGAGGAGTCATAGGTGACATGTGTGGATATGCTGCTGCTGCTTACCTCCGTGGTGTGAATTTCATTCAGATTCCTACCACGGTTATGGCGCAG GTTGATTCTTCTGTTGGTGGTAAAACTGGAATAAACCATCCACTTGGTAAAAATATGATTGGTGCATTTTACCAACCACAATGTGTACTGATAGACACCGACACACTAAACACATTGCCAGATAGAGAACTAGCATCAGGGCTTGCAGAAGTCATAAAGTATGGGCTTATAAGAGATGCAGATTTCTTTGAGTGGCAAGAGAAGAACTTACCAGCATTACTGGCAAG GGATCCTAGTGCTCTTGCTTATGCTATTAAGCGTTCTTGTGAGAACAAAGCTGAGGTAGTCTCTCAAGATGAAAAGGAAAGTGGATTGAGGGCAACCTTGAACTTGGGTCATACATTTGGTCAT GCAATAGAGACTGGTTTTGGTTATGGGCAGTGGCTGCATGGAGAAGCTGTTGCTGCTGGCACG GTTATGGCTGTTGATATGTCGTACCGCTTGGGCTGGATTGAAGATTCACTTGTAAAGCAAGTTGATAGAATCTTAAAACAGGCAAAGCTCCCCACTGCACCTCCAGAAACCATGACGGTGGAGATGTTCAAATCTGTCATGGCG GTTGATAAGAAGGTGGCGGACGGGCTGCTGAGGCTCATCCTTTTGAAAGGTCCTCTAGGCAGTTGTGTCTTTACTGGTGACTATGATAGAAAGGCCCTTGATGAAACATTACGTGCATTTTGCAAGTCATGA
- the LOC113778428 gene encoding vacuolar protein sorting-associated protein 35A-like isoform X1, whose translation MHHNGVEDEEKWLAAGITGLQQNAFYMHRALDSSNLKDALKYSAQMLSELRTSRLSPQKYYELYMRAFDELRKLEIFFKEETKRGCSIVELYELVQHAGNILPRLYLLCTVGSVYIKSKEAPAKDILKDLVEMCRGIQHPLRGLFLRSYLSQVSRDKLPDLGSEYEGDAETVSDAVEFVLQNFTEMNKLWVRMQHQGPAREKEKREKERSELRDLVGKNLHVLSQIEGVDLDMYRETVLTRVLEQVVNCKDEIAQCYLMDCIIQVFPDEYHLQTLETLLGAFPQLQPSVDIKTVLSRLMDRLSNYAASSAEVLPEFFQVEAFAKLSNAIGKVIEAQDDMPVIGVVTLYSSLLTFTLQVHPDRLDFVDQILGACVTKLSGKGKLEDSKSRKQVVALLSAPLQKYNDIDIALKLSNYPHVMEYLDNGTKKEMASVIIQSIMKNKTLISNSEKVEALFELIKGLIKDLEGNLQSELDEEDFHEEQNSVARLIQMLHNDDPEEMLKIICTVKKHILAGGPKRLPFTVPPLIFNALKLIRRLQNRDENVAEEDTAATPKKIFQILNQIIEALSSVPVPEVAMRLYLQCAEAADDSDLEPVAYEFFTQAYLLYEEEISDSKAQVTAIHLIIGTLQRMHVFGVENRDTLTHKATGYSAKLLKKPDQCRAVYACSHLFWVDDQDSIKDGERVLLCLKRALRIANAAQQMANATRGSGGSVALFIEILNKYLYFFEKGVTQITVASVQSLIELITNEMQGENATPDPTADAFFASTLRFIQFQKDKGGAVGEKYEAIKV comes from the exons ATGCATCATAACGGAGTCGAAGACGAAGAAAAATGGTTGGCCGCCGGCATCACCGGCCTGCAGCAAAACGCCTTTTATATGCATCGAGCTCTG GATTCGAGTAATTTGAAGGATGCGCTCAAGTACTCAGCTCAGATGCTTTCGGAACTTCGGACTTCGAGGCTTTCTCCTCAGAAATATTACGAATTAT ATATGCGAGCATTTGATGAATTAAGGAAGCTAGAGATTTTTTTCAAGGAGGAGACCAAGCGTGGTTGCTCAATAGTTGAATTGTATGAGCTGGTGCAGCATGCTGGCAACATATTGCCCAGGCT GTATCTCCTTTGTACTGTTGGGTCTGTGTACATAAAATCCAAGGAAGCTCCTGCAAAGGATATTCTTAAAGATCTTGTGGAGATGTGCCGTGGCATACAACATCCTTTACGTGGGCTCTTTCTAAGGAGTTACCTTTCTCAAGTCAGTAGGGATAAATTACCTGATCTGGGTTCTGAGTATGAAGG GGATGCTGAGACAGTCTCGGATGCTGTGGAGTTTGTACTCCAAAATTTCACAGAGATGAATAAACTTTGGGTTCGAATGCAACATCAG GGACCTGCTCGGGAGAAGGAGAAACGTGAAAAAGAGAGGAGCGAGCTTCGTGATCTT GTGGGGAAGAACCTACATGTTCTCAGCCAGATTGAGGGTGTTGACCTTGATATGTACCGAGAGACTGTTCTTACCAGGGTCTTGGAGCAG GTAGTCAACTGCAAGGATGAGATTGCACAATGCTACTTGATGGATTGCATAATCCAAGTATTCCCTGATGAATATCACTTGCAGACACTTGAAACTCTACTGGGTGCTTTCCCACAGCTTCAG CCTTCTGTTGACATCAAGACAGTGCTTTCTCGACTAATGGATAGGCTGTCAAATTATGCTGCTTCAAGTGCAGAA GTTTTACCTGAGTTTTTCCAAGTAGAAGCTTTTGCGAAACTGAGTAATGCCATTGGCAAG GTGATTGAGGCGCAAGATGACATGCCAGTTATTGGAGTTGTAACTTTGTATTCGTCTCTTTTGACATTTACGCTTCAAGTGCACCCAGATCGTCTTGATTTTGTGGATCAAATATTG GGCGCTTGTGTGACGAAACTTTCTGGGAAAGGAAAGCTTGAAGATagcaaatcaagaaaacaagttgTTGCACTTCTAAGTGCTCCACTTCAGAAATACAATGATATAGATATCGCATTGAAGCTTTCAAATTATCCCCATGTGATGGAGTACTTAGACAATGGAACAAAGAAGGAGATGGCCAGTGTCATAATTCAAAGTATCATGAAAAATAAGACATTAATTTCTAACTCTGAGAAG GTCGAGGCCCTGTTTGAGTTAATAAAGGGGCTCATTAAAGATTTAGAAGGGAATCTTCAATCTGAG CTTGATGAGGAAGACTTTCATGAGGAGCAGAATTCCGTTGCACGTCTTATTCAAATGCTTCACAATGATGATCCAGAAGAAATGCTTAAG ATTATATGCACTGTGAAGAAGCATATTTTGGCTGGAGGACCTAAGAGGCTTCCCTTTACAGTCCCTCCCCTGATCTTTAATGCTCTCAAG TTGATCAGACGACTGCAAAATCGGGACGAAAATGTCGCTGAAGAAGACACAGCTGCTACACCTAAGAAAATCTTTCAAATACTGAACCAG ATAATTGAAGCTCTGTCCAGTGTTCCTGTACCTGAAGTTGCTATGCGACTTTACTTGCAGTGTGCTGAG GCTGCTGATGACTCTGATCTTGAACCTGTTGCCTATGAGTTCTTCACCCAAGCTTATCTACtatatgaagaagaaatttcg GATTCTAAGGCTCAAGTAACTGCAATACACTTAATAATTGGGACTCTTCAGCGGATGCACGTCTTCGGCGTTGAGAACAGGGATACGCTGACACACAAGGCTACTGGG TATTCTGCGAAACTTTTGAAGAAGCCTGATCAGTGCAGAGCTGTATATGCTTGTTCACACCTTTTCTGGGTTGATGATCAGGATAGCATCAAGGATGGGGAGAG GGTCTTGCTTTGCTTAAAACGTGCTTTAAGAATTGCAAATGCCGCTCAACAAATGGCGAATGCAACTCGAGGCAGTGGCGGATCTGTCGCGCTGTTCATTGAAATACTGAACAA GTATCTCTATTTTTTTGAGAAGGGGGTCACACAGATCACAGTTGCTTCTGTACAGAGCTTGATTGAATTGATCACAAATGAAATGCAAGGTGAGAATGCAACACCAGATCCAACTGCGGATGCTTTCTTTGCGAGCACACTACGCTTCATCCAGTTCCAGAAGGATAAAGGTGGTGCAGTGGGTGAAAAATACGAGGCAATTAAGGTTTGA
- the LOC113778599 gene encoding heavy metal-associated isoprenylated plant protein 27 — translation MGFLDYLSDRFEWHNTWGERRKLKKLKKRPLQTVDIRVKIDCEGCERRVRKSVEHMRGVSEVEVDPKKHRLRVIGHVDPDKVLRRVRHRTGKKAQFWPYIPQEVVEHPYAPGVYDRKAPAGYVRNAVDNPQISSLARASSTEVKYMTAFSDDNPNACSVM, via the exons ATGGGTTTTTTAGACTACCTCTCAGATAGGTTTGAATGGCACAACACTTGGGGTGAGAGGAGAAAGCTCAAGAAACTGAAGAAAAGGCCCCTTCAG ACGGTGGATATAAGAGTGAAGATTGACTGTGAGGGGTGCGAAAGAAGAGTGAGGAAGTCGGTGGAACACATGAGAGGGGTTTCAGAGGTGGAGGTTGATCCGAAGAAGCACAGGTTGAGAGTAATCGGGCATGTGGATCCGGATAAGGTGTTGCGACGGGTGAGACATCGAACCGGGAAGAAAGCTCAGTTCTGGCCTTACATCCCCCAAGAGGTCGTCGAGCATCCCTATGCTCCTGGGGTTTATGACAGAAAGGCTCCGGCTGGTTACGTCCGGAACGCGGTGGATAATCCTCAGATTTCTAGCCTTGCTCGTGCCAGTTCCACTGAAGTCAAGTATATGACTGCGTTTAGTGATGACAATCCTAATGCTTGTTCCGTAATGTAA